A single genomic interval of Sphaerodactylus townsendi isolate TG3544 linkage group LG08, MPM_Stown_v2.3, whole genome shotgun sequence harbors:
- the EHHADH gene encoding peroxisomal bifunctional enzyme, with protein MSLALKPSLGVAIPPPFTQYSSLQTDRVDWESMAQYVLGKAAVAVIRICNPPLNTFSAKTLLALQQEVKHANIDPTVKAVVICGANGKFSAGADIKMFSSLDRGSTPSLGSVIDLIEKSDKPMVAAIEGVAFGGGLEVALGCHYRIAHVQARVGLPEVTLGILPGAGGTQRLPRLIGIPASLDIITTGRHIWAAEALKLGIIDEIVEENTVEAAIRFAERMSDHPVGLHRLCSKQIPSLPNMDAIIKEALVKVKKQARGYLAPEMCFQAVVASLHLPFEEGLRKERDLFHFLLSSGQAKALQYAFFAQRNMEKWTLPSGASWKTAAPKPIQRAAVIGLGTMGRGIVVSLMKAKIAVVAMEQDKNNLEQGRGAVMALLDREALRMQQSGQTLDVHKPGLLHFTLDFNALQDVDLVIEAVFEDMALKKKIFHKLSTVCKPEAFLCTNTSCLDIDEIAAVTRHPHQVIGTHFFSPAHVMKLLEVIYGQHTSPTAIATAMSLGKAMGKIGVVVGNCFGFVGNRLLGPFRDQAHFLIEEGSTPEEVDQALEGFGFKMGPFQVSDLAGLDIGWRLRKEQGLTGASLPLSTPPRKRGGRRYSPLLDFLCEKGRYGQKTGKGWYQYDKPGGRVPKSDPWLHGFLADYRNTYNITTRTITQDEILERCLYSLVNEGFQILSDGIASCPEAIDTIYINGYGWPRHRGGPMFYASEVGLSVVLAKLQKYAEANPDIPSLQPSPLLRKLVALGSPPVSEWSSLVGSQNSKL; from the exons atgtcccttgccttgaaaccctcaCTTGGGGTCGCC ATCCCACCTCCATTCACTCAGTACTCAAGCTTGCAAACTGACAGGGTCGACTGGGAAAGTATGGCTCAGTATGTGCTGGGAAAAGCTGCAGTCGCCGTGATCCGAATTTGTAATCCTCCTCTCAATACGTTCAG TGCTAAAACATTACTGGCTTTACAGCAAGAAGTGAAGCATGCCAATATTGATCCCACTGTGAAAGCTGTTGTAATTTGTGGTGCAAATGGCAAATTCAGTGCAG GTGCTgatattaaaatgttttccagCCTTGATCGGGGAAGTACGCCCAGTCTAGGGTCAGTAATTGATTTAATAGAGAAGAGTGACAAACCAATGGTGGCTGCAATTGAAGGCGTGGCATTTGGAGGAGGCTTGGAAGTGGCATTGGGCTGTCACTACAGAATTGCACATGTGCag GCACGGGTAGGTTTGCCTGAGGTGACACTGGGCATACTTCCTGGTGCAGGTGGGACTCAGCGGCTTCCCAGATTGATTGGAATACCTGCATCACTTGATATCATCACAACAG GAAGGCACATATGGGCTGCTGAAGCACTGAAACTGGGAATCATTGATGAAATTGTAGAAGAAAATACGGTTGAAGCGGCAATACGTTTTGCAGAAAGAATGTCTG ATCATCCAGTGGGACTTCACAGGCTCTGCTCGAAACAAATTCCCAGCCTACCCAACATGGATGCCATCATTAAAGAGGCACTGGTGAAAGTGAAGAAGCAGGCCCGTGGGTATCTTGCACCAGAAATGTGCTTCCAAGCTGTAGTGGCCTCCTTGCATTTGCCCTTTGAGGAGGGACTGCGCAAAGAGAGAGACCTCTTTCACTTCCTGTTGTCTTCGGGCCAGGCTAAGGCATTGCAATATGCCTTCTTTGCACAAAGAAACATGGAGAAATGGACGTTGCCCAGTGGAGCATCCTGGaaaactgctgctcctaagccaaTCCAGAGGGCAGCTGTGATAG GGTTGGGAACAATGGGCCGAGGCATCGTGGTCTCTTTGATGAAGGCAAAGATTGCAGTTGTGGCTATGGAGCAGGATAAGAATAATTTAGAGCAAGGAAGAGGAGCTGTGATGGCTCTCTTAGATCGTGAAGCTTTAAGAATGCAACAGAGCGGTCAAACGTTGGATGTCCATAAGCCTGGCCTGCTCCACTTCACACTGGATTTTAATGCCCTGCAAGATGTAGATCTGGTTATTGAGGCTGTTTTTGAAGACATGGCGCTGAAGAAGAAGATCTTTCACAAGTTATCGACAGTCTGCAAACCTGAGGCCTTTCTGTGTACTAATACCTCATGTCTTGACATTGATGAGATTGCTGCTGTCACTCGCCATCCACACCAGGTCATTGGTACCCATTTTTTCTCACCAGCTCATGTAATGAAATTGCTGGAGGTAATCTATGGTCAGCATACATCCCCTACTGCCATTGCCACGGCTATGAGCCTAGGCAAAGCTATGGGGAAAATTGGGGTTGTAGTAGGGAATTGTTTTGGCTTTGTTGGGAACCGATTGTTGGGTCCTTTTCGGGACCAAGCACATTTCCTCATAGAAGAGGGCAGTACTCCTGAAGAAGTAGACCAAGCTCTGGAAGGATTTGGTTTTAAAATGGGGCCCTTCCAGGTATCAGATCTCGCAGGGCTTGACATTGGTTGGAGATTAAGAAAAGAGCAAGGCCTGACTGGAGCCAGCCTGCCTCTTAGCACACCTCCTCGCAAGCGAGGTGGCAGACGATACAGCCCACTCCTTGATTTCTTATGTGAGAAAGGGAGATATGGGCAGAAAACTGGCAAGGGATGGTATCAATATGATAAACCTGGTGGAAGGGTCCCCAAGTCAGACCCATGGCTTCATGGTTTCCTTGCCGACTATAGGAATACCTATAATATTACAACCCGCACTATAACACAGGATGAAATCTTGGAGCGCTGTCTCTATTCCCTTGTTAATGAGGGTTTCCAGATACTGTCTGATGGAATAGCTTCATGTCCAGAAGCCATTGATACTATCTATATCAATGGCTATGGCTGGCCCAGACATAGGGGGGGCCCTATGTTTTATGCCTCTGAGGTCGGTTTATCTGTTGTTCTTGCAAAACTGCAAAAGTACGCAGAGGCTAATCCTGATATACCATCACTGCAGCCCAGTCCTCTTCTGCGGAAGCTTGTAGCCTTGGGTAGTCCTCCTGTGAGTGAGTGGTCATCACTAGTGGGGTCTCAGAACAGTAAACTGTAA